From the Nitrospira sp. genome, the window TGGTTCAAGCAACACGGGATCAGCGCGCTTGCACGCATCGGCAAACGCCATGGAACCAGCGATTTTAAAAGCCATTTCATTGGAGTCAACGTCGTGGTAGGAGCCGTACGTGAGCGTCACACGAATGTCACGCAAAGGGTACCCAGCGATAACACCAGCATCCAGCCGCTCCTTAACACCTTTTTCGACGGCCGGAATAAACTCCCTCGGAATCACACCGCCGACAATCTTATTGACGAACTCAAAGCCCTTGCCCGACTCGGACGGCTCAACAGTGAGGACAACATGTCCATACTGTCCGCGACCACCGGTTTGCTTAACGTACTTCGATTCCGCCTCAGCAGCCCTACGAATCGTCTCACGGAATGCCACTTCAGGCTTACCAACATTGGCTTCAACCTTGAACTCACGGAGCATACGATCAACGATAATTTCAAGGTGCAACTCACCCATGCCGGCAATGATCGTCTGCGCCGTCTCTTCGTCGGTACGCACCCTGAACGAGGGATCTTCCTGCGCCAGCTTCTGAAGAGCGAAGCCCATCTTCTCCTGATCGGCCTTTGTCTTCGGCTCAATCGCCATCGCAATGACCGGCTCGGGAAACTTCATGACTTCCAAGAGAACCGGCTGCTTTTCCTCAGACAGCGTATCTCCCGTGGTGGCACCCTTTAGACCGACAGCCGCAACAATGTCTCCTGCATAGGCGACATCGATTTCCTCACGCTTGTTCGCGTGCATCTTGAGCAATCGACCGATACGATCCTTCGTGCCCTTAGTCACATTCAACACAGGCGATCCGGTCTTCAACGTTCCGGAGTACACACGGAAGAACACTAGCTGACCAGCAAACGGGTCGGTCATCATCTTGAATGCGAGCGCAGAAAAAGGGTCGCTATCATCCGGCTTCCGCTCAACTTCTTTTCCTGTATTCGGATCAATGCCCTTGACCGGTGGAATATCCATCGGCGATGGAAGATAATCGACCACAGCGTCCAACAGTTGCTGCACACCCTTATTCTTAAAGGCCGACCCACAGAGCACCGGCGTAACCTTCATGGCAATCGTCGCCGCCCTAATCGCCCGCTTAATCTCTTCTTCAGTCAGCGCGTGCCCATTGAGATACTTTTCCATGACCTGCTCGTCGAACTCAGCGACGGCATCGATCATTTTCTCGCGATACTCCTTCGCCTGATCGAGCAGATTGTCAGGAATATCCCCGACGACATACTTCGCACCCAACGTCTCGTCGTCGTAAAAGAATCCTTTCATCTTGACCAAGTCGACAGTCCCTCGAAACTCACTCTCACGCCCAATAGGAATCTGAATCGGAACAGGATTGGCGCCAAGACGATCAATGATCGACTGAACACTGGCGAAGAATTCTGCGCCAATTCGATCCATCTTGTTCATAAACGCAATGCGTGGCACCGAATATTTATCGGCCTGCCGCCACACCGTCTCAGACTGAGGTTCTACACCTTGAACCGAATCGAATGCCGCTACCGCTCCGTCGAGCACACGCAACGACCGCTCCACCTCAATCGTAAAGTCTACGTGGCCAGGCGTATCGATAATATTGATCCGATGCTCACGCCAAAAACAGGTTGTCGCAGCAGCCGTGATCGTAATTCCACGTTCACGCTCCTGCTCCATCCAGTCCATGGTAGCAGCGCCCTCATGGACCTCGCCGATCTTATGCGTCATTCCAGTGTAAAACAGAATGCGCTCGGTCGTCGTTGTCTTCCCGGCATCGATGTGAGCCATGATGCCGATGTTTCGCGTATGTTCTAATGATGTTTGACGAGCCACTTCATTCCCCTAAAAAACACATGTGCCACAAGTCAAGCCGAACTTCACTGCTGCGACCCGCCAACACCCGAAACTGCGATTCGCAGCACGGCTCAACTGCAGCACAGTACGACGCTACCAGCGATAATGGGCGAAGGCTTTATTCGCTTCCGCCATCCGATGCACGTCTTCCCGTTTCTTCACAGAGGCGCCGGTATTATTCGACGCATCCATCAATTCAGCAGCCAAGCGTTCCCGCATGCTTTTCCCGCCGCGAGTCCGCGAATACTCAGCCAACCAACGAAGAGCCAACGACACCCTCCTCGCCGGGCGGATCTCGACAGGAACCTGATACGAGGCTCCACCGACACGCCTCGACTTCACTTCAACAATCGGCTTCACATTATCAATGGCAGCCTTGAAGACCTTCAACGGATCATTCCCAGTCTTCTCCTGAATCGCATCGAAGGCTCCGTAGCAAATACGCTCCGCCGTGCTCTTCTTTCCGCCGCTCATCAGCGTATTCACAAACTTCCCAACAAGCTTATCGCGATATCGCACATCAGGAAGGACTTCGCGCTGATCCAGAAATTTACTTCTTGGCATGTCAGATACTCTTTCTCGTTAATCCAGAATTTACTTCGGACGCTTGGCGCCGTACTTCGAACGGCTCTGCTTACGATCAGCCACACCGACGGCATCGAGAGCACCGCGCACCAAATGGTAGCGAACGCCGGGAAGGTCCTTGACGCGGCCGCCACGCACAAGCACAATCGAGTGCTCCTGCAGGTTATGCCCGACACCAGGGATATACGTCGTGACTTCCATGCCGTTCGTCAATCGAACGCGAGCCACTTTACGCAACGCCGAGTTCGGCTTCTTCGGAGTCGTCGTATACACACGGAGACAAACTCCCCGTTTTTGAGGACAGCCTTTGAGCGCCGGACTCTTCGTCTTCGCCTTGACGAGGTTTCGCCCTTTTCGCACTAACTGATTGATTGTCGGCATCGTGTTCTAACCCTTATCGCTTTCAAAAATCCCACGGGCGTCTTCCGCAAAGCCGTCGGATTATAGTGATGCAATTACCGCCTGTCAAGTCGCCCCAAGAACCACCTGAATTCCGCAACAATTACGAACGAGCAGCCCCTTCACCGGCGGTGGCTGCCGCCCGCTCTTGTCCGACTTCAGCGCCGCCGGAAGCAGCCGCTACCGCAACTGGAGCGGCTTTTTCGCTGATGACGAACGTATCGCGATACTCCTCAAATCCCGCTCCGGCCGGAATCAAGCGACCGACGATGACGTTCTCCTTCAACCCGAGCAGACTATCTTCGCGTCCATTGATCGCCGCTTCCGTCAAGACACGCGTCGTTTCCTGGAACGATGCGGCAGAAATAAAGCTATCAGTGGTTAATGCTGCCTTAGTAATACCTAGGAGAACCGGTTTACCAAGAGCCGGCGTGCCGCCCTTCTCCAAGACGCGGTCGTTCGCCTTCTCGAATAAGGCCTTGCTCACCTGGCTGCCAGGCAAGAATTCAGTATCACCCGGATCTTCGATCCGCACCTTGCGCAACATCTGACGCACGATGATTTCGATATGCTTGTCGTTGATGGTCACACCCTGCAACCGATAGACGTCCTGCACTTCATCAACAAGATATTTCTGGAGCTCATTCGGCCCCAACACATCGAGAATATCGTGCGGATTGGCCGAACCGTCCATCAACGGCTCACCGGCACGCACCCAGTCTCCTTCGTGCACATTGACGTGCTTACCCTTAGGTATAAGATATTCCTTCACGTCGCCCATCTTATTGTCGACGAGCACTTTCCGCTGCCCCTTCACGAACCCGCCGTAGGAAACTTCGCCGTCGATTTCACTGATGACGGCCTGTTCCTTCGGCTTGCGCGCCTCGAACAGCTCGGCCACACGCGGAAGACCTCCGGTGATGTCCTTGGTCTTCGTCGTTTCGCGCGGGATCTTCGCCAGCACGTCTCCGGGATGCACCGCCGCACCTTTTTCGACAAAAATATGGGCGCCGACCGGCAGCAGATAGCGGGCCACGTTCGCTCCCGCCGCAACCTTCGCCGTCTTACCTCCGTCATCCTTAATCGAAATGCGGGGACGAAGCGTCGCACCCGAATGCTCGATGATCACCTTACGCGAAAGACCGGTGACCTCGTCGAACTCATCCTTCATGGTTACGCCTTCGATGATGTCACCGTAGGCAATCCGTCCACCGACTTCCGTGAGGATCGTCAGTGAATAGGGATCCCATTCGACCAGCTTTTGGCCAAGAGCGATTTTATCACCGTCGCCAATCTTGATCTTGGCGCCATAGACCACGGGATACTTCTCCCGTTCACGGCCGCTCTCATCGACGATCGCGATCTTCGCGTTACGACTCATCACCACCCATTCGCCCTCTTTGTTTCGGACGGCGATTCCAGGGGTCGGAATGTCGGCATTCTTCTTCGCATCAAAACTCAAGAACTTAATGCGACCGGCATGCTTCGATTCGACAATTGTCTGCTCGACGACTTTGCTCGCCGTACCTCCGATGTGGAACGTACGCATGGTCAACTGCGTTCCAGGCTCACCGATCGATTGCGCCGCAATGACGCCGACGGGTTCACCCTTCTCGACGAGCCGTCCACGAGCAAGGTCGCGGCCGTAACAGGCCTGACAGACGCCGCGCGGCGCCTGACACGTCAGCACAGACCGGATCTTCACGCGCTCAACGCCGGCCTCAACGACCGCCTTCGTACGATCTTCGTTGATCTCTTCATTGCGCGACACGATGATTTCACCGGTCACGGGATCGCGGATATCTTCTGCAGCCAAGCGACCCAGCACACGCTCTTCCAACGGCTGAATGATTTCACCACCCTCAATGAGGGGGCTCACCATAATGCCGTCGTGCGTGCCGCAATCGATCTCATAAATGATCACGTCCTGGGCGATGTCGACCAAGCGACGGGTCAAATACCCGGAGTTCGCGGTCTTCAATGCCGTATCCGCGAGACCTTTGCGGGCACCGTGCGTCGAAATGAAATACTGCAGCACCGTCAACCCTTCGCGGAAATTCGCCGTAATCGGCGTTTCGATGATTTCACCCGACGGCTTAGCCATCAGTCCGCGCATACCGCCGAGCTGACGAATTTGCTGTGAACTACCTCGCGCGCCGGAATCGGCCATCATGAAAATAGGATTGAAGGATTCGGCCTTGGCGGGATCGCCGCCGGCACCGAGCTCCTTCATCATTTCATTCGCGACCTGCTCCGATACGTGCGCCCAGATGTCGATGACTTTATTGTAACGTTCGCCGTTGGTGATTAACCCTTCGGCGTACTGCTTCTCAATCTCGCCGACTTCGTGCTGCGCCTTTTCGATGAACACACCCTTTTTCGTCGGGATGTGCATATTATCGACGCAAATCGACACGCCGGCTCTCGTCGCATAGAAGAAACCGAGATCCTTGATCTTATCGAGGAACACAACCGTGTCCCGATGACCGGTCTGCCGATAGACCGTGTCGATCAGCTTGGTCATTTCTTTCTTCGTCATCAG encodes:
- the fusA gene encoding elongation factor G — encoded protein: MARQTSLEHTRNIGIMAHIDAGKTTTTERILFYTGMTHKIGEVHEGAATMDWMEQERERGITITAAATTCFWREHRINIIDTPGHVDFTIEVERSLRVLDGAVAAFDSVQGVEPQSETVWRQADKYSVPRIAFMNKMDRIGAEFFASVQSIIDRLGANPVPIQIPIGRESEFRGTVDLVKMKGFFYDDETLGAKYVVGDIPDNLLDQAKEYREKMIDAVAEFDEQVMEKYLNGHALTEEEIKRAIRAATIAMKVTPVLCGSAFKNKGVQQLLDAVVDYLPSPMDIPPVKGIDPNTGKEVERKPDDSDPFSALAFKMMTDPFAGQLVFFRVYSGTLKTGSPVLNVTKGTKDRIGRLLKMHANKREEIDVAYAGDIVAAVGLKGATTGDTLSEEKQPVLLEVMKFPEPVIAMAIEPKTKADQEKMGFALQKLAQEDPSFRVRTDEETAQTIIAGMGELHLEIIVDRMLREFKVEANVGKPEVAFRETIRRAAEAESKYVKQTGGRGQYGHVVLTVEPSESGKGFEFVNKIVGGVIPREFIPAVEKGVKERLDAGVIAGYPLRDIRVTLTYGSYHDVDSNEMAFKIAGSMAFADACKRADPVLLEPIMKVEVLVPQDFMGDVIGNLNGRRGKVQGMKVRAGAQAIEATVPLSEMFGYATDLRSRTQGRATYSMEFDRYDQVPRQIADGIIAKYRGE
- the rpsG gene encoding 30S ribosomal protein S7; the encoded protein is MPRSKFLDQREVLPDVRYRDKLVGKFVNTLMSGGKKSTAERICYGAFDAIQEKTGNDPLKVFKAAIDNVKPIVEVKSRRVGGASYQVPVEIRPARRVSLALRWLAEYSRTRGGKSMRERLAAELMDASNNTGASVKKREDVHRMAEANKAFAHYRW
- the rpoC gene encoding DNA-directed RNA polymerase subunit beta' gives rise to the protein MRIRIASPEKIRSWSYGEVKKPETINYRSFKPEKDGLFCAKIFGPIKDWECNCGKYKRMKHRGIVCDKCGVEVIQSKVRRERMGHIELAAPVAHIWFLKGVPSRIGTLLDMSLKQLEKILYFESYVCVDPGSTDLSEKELVPEDKLRTLQSEFGSSGFKVGIGAEAIRDLLRKIDINSLWDEIQIKAKTSASAALKKKYAKRLKVLEAFRKSGNKPEWMIMDVIPVLPPELRPLVPLDGGRFATSDLNDLYRRVINRNNRLKRLMELKAPGVIIRNEMRMLQEAVDALFDNGRRGRAIRGPNKRPLKSLSDMLKGKQGRFRQNLLGKRVDYSGRTVIVVGPDLRLNQCGLPKKMALELFKPFIFHKLEERGAATTIKSAKRLVEKERPEVWDVLDEVIREHPVLLNRAPTLHRLGIQAFDPVLVEGKAIKLHPLVCAAFNADFDGDQMAVHVPLSVEAQVEARVLMMSINNILSPANGKPIAVPSQDMVLGVYWLTKERVGVKGENKIFGSPEEVRIAYDAREVEEHARIKVRLGGVLVQSTVGRVLLSEILPASMPFASANKLMTKKEMTKLIDTVYRQTGHRDTVVFLDKIKDLGFFYATRAGVSICVDNMHIPTKKGVFIEKAQHEVGEIEKQYAEGLITNGERYNKVIDIWAHVSEQVANEMMKELGAGGDPAKAESFNPIFMMADSGARGSSQQIRQLGGMRGLMAKPSGEIIETPITANFREGLTVLQYFISTHGARKGLADTALKTANSGYLTRRLVDIAQDVIIYEIDCGTHDGIMVSPLIEGGEIIQPLEERVLGRLAAEDIRDPVTGEIIVSRNEEINEDRTKAVVEAGVERVKIRSVLTCQAPRGVCQACYGRDLARGRLVEKGEPVGVIAAQSIGEPGTQLTMRTFHIGGTASKVVEQTIVESKHAGRIKFLSFDAKKNADIPTPGIAVRNKEGEWVVMSRNAKIAIVDESGREREKYPVVYGAKIKIGDGDKIALGQKLVEWDPYSLTILTEVGGRIAYGDIIEGVTMKDEFDEVTGLSRKVIIEHSGATLRPRISIKDDGGKTAKVAAGANVARYLLPVGAHIFVEKGAAVHPGDVLAKIPRETTKTKDITGGLPRVAELFEARKPKEQAVISEIDGEVSYGGFVKGQRKVLVDNKMGDVKEYLIPKGKHVNVHEGDWVRAGEPLMDGSANPHDILDVLGPNELQKYLVDEVQDVYRLQGVTINDKHIEIIVRQMLRKVRIEDPGDTEFLPGSQVSKALFEKANDRVLEKGGTPALGKPVLLGITKAALTTDSFISAASFQETTRVLTEAAINGREDSLLGLKENVIVGRLIPAGAGFEEYRDTFVISEKAAPVAVAAASGGAEVGQERAAATAGEGAARS
- the rpsL gene encoding 30S ribosomal protein S12, translated to MPTINQLVRKGRNLVKAKTKSPALKGCPQKRGVCLRVYTTTPKKPNSALRKVARVRLTNGMEVTTYIPGVGHNLQEHSIVLVRGGRVKDLPGVRYHLVRGALDAVGVADRKQSRSKYGAKRPK